From the Streptomyces sp. NBC_01216 genome, the window CCGGGCCGAGGACCGAAGCGAAGGATGGGTATGCCGACCACACCAGCCACCGCGGCACAGAGCTCGCCGAACGGACTCCCGTCGAACGCGGCGTCCGCGAAGGGCGCCGAGGCGCCGATCATGCTGGAGCTGGTCGACGAGGACGGCAACACCGTCGGGACGGCGGAGAAGCTCGCCGCCCACCAGGCTCCGGGGCAGCTGCACCGGGCGTTCTCCGTCTTCCTCTTCGACGCGTCGGGGCGGCTGCTGCTCCAGCGCCGCGCCCTGGGCAAGTACCACTCCCCCGGGGTCTGGTCGAACACCTGCTGCGGACACCCCTACCCGGGCGAGGCGCCGTTCGCCGCCGCCGCCCGGCGCACCTACGAGGAGCTGGGCGTCTCGCCCTCGCTGCTCGCGGAGGCGGGCACGGTCCGCTACAACCACCCGGACCCGGCGTCGGGCCTGGTGGAGCAGGAGTACAACCACCTCTTCGTCGGCATGGTGCAGGCCGAGCCGAGCCCGGACCCCGAGGAGATCGGGGAGACCGCGTTCGTGACGGCCGGGGAGCTGGCCGAGCGCCACGCCACCGCACCCTTCTCCGCCTGGTTCATGACGGTCCTGGACGCGGCGCGCCCGGCGGTCAGGGAGCTGACAGGTCCGGCCGGGGGCTGGTGAGACCGGACGGAACGTTTCCCGGACCGGCGGGTCCGGGACCGGCGGGTCCGGGGGCCGCGTCGGCCACCGGTACGGCCCCGGGGGCGGGCAGCGCCCCCGGCTCCGGAAGCGTCTCCGGCACCACCGCGGACGCGGGACCCGGCTCGCGCGGGACCAGCGGCAGCGCGGCCCAGATGATCTTTCCGCCGCTCGCGGTGTGCTCGACGTCACAGACACCGCCCGCCGCCAGCGCGGTCTCCCGCACCAGGAGCAGGCCCCGGCCACCGGTCTGTCCGTAGTCCGCCTCCAGCGCCTTGGGCCGGTAGGGATGGTTGTCCTCGACGGACAACCTGATCCACTCGGCACCGATGGCCACCTCCACCGCGACCTCCGGGGAGAGCAGGGCTGCGTGCTTGACCGCGTTGGTGACCAGCTCCGAGACGATCAGGAGCAGCCCCTGCGCGGTGTCCTCGTCGACGGGGACACCCTGACGGACCAGGAGGTCGCGCACGGCGCGCCGGGCCTGCGGAACGGAGACGTCGACCGCGGGAGCGGTGAAGCGCCAGACCCCTTCGTAGGACGGTGGCCGCGCGGGAACGCTCCCGCGGCTCCCCGTGGTTCTGCTACCGCCCTCGTGCTCGATTGTCGCCACGGGGTCGAGTCTTGGGAATGCTCGGGGCCAGACCGGCATACTGACCAGAAGTAAAAACTTATCGACCGATTTCGACCAGGTGCGTGTGGCCGAGTCAGCTGTTCGACCGTTCCTGAGCTGCTTCTGACGGCTTCGGAGGACCGTGGTACCGGCGCGAGAGGCGTGACCATGCCCACGATCCGCCGTACGGGCTGTCCGGATAGCATCCGGCCATGGAGCCGCAGTTGAAGCAGCGCGTCGCCGACGGCGTCGCCACCCTCGTCATCTCGCACCCCGCGAAACG encodes:
- the idi gene encoding isopentenyl-diphosphate Delta-isomerase, which translates into the protein MPTTPATAAQSSPNGLPSNAASAKGAEAPIMLELVDEDGNTVGTAEKLAAHQAPGQLHRAFSVFLFDASGRLLLQRRALGKYHSPGVWSNTCCGHPYPGEAPFAAAARRTYEELGVSPSLLAEAGTVRYNHPDPASGLVEQEYNHLFVGMVQAEPSPDPEEIGETAFVTAGELAERHATAPFSAWFMTVLDAARPAVRELTGPAGGW